One Glaciihabitans arcticus DNA window includes the following coding sequences:
- a CDS encoding aldo/keto reductase, whose product MESHTTSRLGVPVSAIGLGTWQLGADWGDVSEADARAVLDASVEAGVTLFDTADVYGDGRSEQVIGDYLADNPELDVFVATKMGRREAQDPANFTLAKFREWTDRSRANLRTDTLDLVQLHCPPTPVFSTDAVYDALDELVQDGVIARYGVSVETVDEALAAIARPGITSVQIILNAFRLKPLERVLPAAIGAGVAIIARVPLASGLLTGKYTEQTTFAENDHRTFNRHGEAFDVGETFSGVDFEQGVAAAREFSAAASELGLTPSVAALAWLAQLDGVTTVIPGARNVAQAQSNASAGSVPPLGADFTSDIEARYDRYFRAAVHGRW is encoded by the coding sequence ATGGAATCCCACACAACCTCACGCCTCGGCGTTCCCGTTTCCGCGATCGGCCTCGGCACCTGGCAGCTCGGTGCCGACTGGGGCGACGTGAGCGAGGCGGACGCCCGCGCCGTGCTCGACGCCTCGGTCGAAGCCGGTGTCACCCTGTTCGACACCGCGGACGTCTACGGTGACGGACGCAGCGAGCAGGTCATCGGTGACTACCTCGCGGACAACCCCGAGCTCGACGTGTTCGTCGCGACGAAGATGGGTCGCCGCGAGGCCCAGGATCCGGCCAACTTCACCCTCGCGAAGTTCCGCGAGTGGACCGATCGCTCGCGCGCCAACCTGCGCACCGACACCCTCGACCTGGTTCAGCTGCACTGCCCACCGACTCCCGTGTTCTCGACCGATGCGGTCTACGACGCGCTCGACGAGCTGGTTCAGGATGGCGTTATCGCCCGCTACGGCGTCAGCGTCGAGACGGTGGATGAGGCGCTCGCCGCCATCGCCCGTCCGGGCATCACGAGTGTGCAGATCATCCTCAATGCCTTCCGCCTGAAGCCGCTCGAGCGTGTGCTGCCCGCGGCTATCGGCGCCGGGGTGGCGATCATCGCGCGCGTGCCGCTCGCCTCAGGCCTGCTCACCGGCAAGTACACCGAGCAGACCACGTTCGCCGAGAACGACCACCGCACCTTCAACCGTCACGGCGAGGCCTTCGACGTGGGCGAGACGTTCTCCGGTGTCGACTTCGAGCAGGGTGTCGCGGCCGCGCGCGAGTTCTCGGCCGCGGCCTCTGAGCTCGGGCTCACGCCGTCGGTCGCAGCTCTCGCCTGGCTCGCCCAGTTGGATGGCGTGACCACGGTCATCCCCGGTGCGCGCAACGTCGCGCAGGCGCAGTCCAACGCTTCGGCCGGCTCCGTGCCGCCGCTCGGCGCGGACTTCACGTCCGACATCGAGGCCCGCTACGACCGCTACTTCCGCGCTGCGGTGCACGGGCGCTGGTAG
- a CDS encoding alpha/beta fold hydrolase, translating into MSWREWFTRKRTPLLHIADDSGSGPVVILIHGIASSSVTFSELVPRLVDKHRCISIDLLGFGESTAPETATFTIEEHVESVRATIASLALRAPFELVGHSMGSLIAARYAAMYPGKVSKLVLVSPPIYVAPTEIGDPMQRATMSAYLRAYEFLRGNKGFTTRTAAMLSRMSPIKNVLEVSERNWNAFVLSLQNSIESQTAVSDIASVRVPVEVVYGTLDPFVMTGGLRIVEQLRHVTVHRVDANDHLVRKRLAKAVAKAIG; encoded by the coding sequence ATGAGTTGGCGCGAGTGGTTCACCCGGAAGCGCACACCGTTGCTGCACATCGCCGACGATTCGGGGAGCGGGCCGGTCGTCATCCTCATTCATGGCATCGCGTCGTCGTCGGTGACCTTCTCCGAGCTGGTGCCCCGCCTCGTCGACAAGCACCGCTGCATCTCGATCGACCTGCTCGGCTTCGGGGAATCAACCGCGCCCGAGACGGCGACCTTCACCATCGAGGAGCACGTCGAATCGGTGCGGGCGACGATCGCCTCGCTCGCGCTGCGGGCTCCGTTCGAGTTGGTCGGACACTCGATGGGCAGCCTGATCGCTGCACGCTACGCGGCCATGTACCCGGGCAAGGTGTCGAAGCTCGTGCTCGTGAGCCCGCCGATCTACGTCGCGCCGACCGAGATCGGCGACCCGATGCAGCGCGCCACGATGAGCGCCTATCTGCGCGCGTACGAATTCCTGCGCGGCAACAAGGGCTTCACGACGCGCACCGCCGCCATGCTGTCCCGGATGTCGCCCATCAAAAACGTGCTCGAGGTCTCCGAACGCAACTGGAACGCCTTTGTGCTCTCCCTGCAGAACTCGATCGAGTCGCAGACGGCGGTCAGCGACATCGCCTCGGTGCGGGTTCCGGTGGAGGTCGTGTACGGAACCCTCGACCCGTTCGTGATGACCGGCGGCCTGCGCATCGTCGAGCAGTTGCGGCACGTGACGGTGCACCGTGTCGACGCGAACGACCACCTGGTGCGCAAGAGGCTGGCAAAAGCTGTGGCGAAGGCGATCGGTTAG
- a CDS encoding DUF4349 domain-containing protein has translation MRRMTSVPAIVVLAILALSGCSAGMSSAPERASDQAAPQEAGGLADGFVAADREIITNGSVSLTVVSPAKAATEAARIAEAAGGRVDARSEEAAVDGDKGRATLTLRLPSKTLTPTLEKIKKLGKVQTVDIATTDVTDQTRDLDSRIDALAASIARLQSFMKSAKTVNDLITLETSITERQGNLEAMQGEQRSLEDQVSLSTIDLFLGSEADAPIETPSTFFSGLQTGWDSFVAFVSAVLVTLGVLLPWLVFLGLIGLAVLVILRRRARRPSVSPATPVAPAPAE, from the coding sequence ATGAGACGAATGACGAGTGTTCCCGCAATTGTTGTCCTTGCGATTCTCGCCCTGAGCGGGTGCTCGGCAGGAATGTCCTCCGCCCCGGAGAGGGCGTCCGACCAGGCCGCGCCGCAGGAGGCGGGAGGTCTCGCCGACGGCTTCGTGGCGGCCGACCGGGAGATCATCACCAACGGCTCCGTGAGCCTCACCGTCGTCAGCCCCGCGAAGGCCGCGACGGAGGCAGCGCGCATCGCCGAGGCCGCCGGTGGTCGCGTCGACGCGCGCAGCGAGGAGGCTGCCGTCGACGGCGACAAGGGCCGCGCGACGCTCACCCTGCGTCTCCCCTCCAAGACCCTCACCCCCACGCTCGAGAAGATCAAGAAGCTCGGCAAGGTTCAGACCGTCGATATTGCGACGACTGATGTCACGGACCAGACCCGTGACCTCGACTCTCGCATCGACGCTCTCGCCGCGTCCATCGCGCGCCTTCAGAGTTTTATGAAGTCCGCGAAGACCGTCAATGACCTCATCACGCTCGAGACGTCGATCACCGAGCGGCAGGGCAACCTCGAAGCGATGCAGGGCGAACAGCGCTCGCTCGAAGATCAGGTCAGCCTCTCGACGATCGACCTGTTCCTCGGGTCCGAAGCGGATGCTCCCATCGAGACGCCGAGCACCTTCTTCTCTGGGCTTCAGACCGGCTGGGACAGCTTCGTCGCGTTCGTGAGTGCCGTGCTCGTCACGCTCGGAGTGCTGCTGCCGTGGCTGGTATTCCTGGGGTTGATCGGGCTGGCGGTACTCGTCATCCTGCGCCGCCGCGCCCGTCGCCCCTCGGTCAGCCCTGCGACGCCAGTCGCTCCCGCACCTGCGGAATGA